TTACGATGCCCGTTTGGAACAACCCGGGTGGGATAGCACAGGTTTTGACGATAAACATTGGCAACAGGCTATTGTTACGAATGGCGTAGAAAACTTGAAGCCGCAAACGGCTGAACCAGTAAAAGTTTTTGAACAATTTGATCCAAAAAAAACGATGCGGTCGCCAAAAGGTGATTGGATAGTTGATCTCGGGCAAAATGCATCGGGAGTTGTATCACTCACGGTTAAGGGTAACGCTGGAGATACCGTGCGTATATATCCCGGCGAACTGCTGCAAGATGGAGCGGTTACCCAAAAAGCTACTGGAGGCCCATTCTATTTTGAATACGTACTTAAAGGAGGGGAAGAAGAAAATTGGCAACCTCGCTTTAGTTATTATGGATTCCGATACCTTGAACTAAGGGGGGCAGTACCTAAAGGAGTCGAAAACCCATCGAAGCAAGCCGAAATCATCGCCTTACGAGGACTTCATATTCGAAATGCGGCAGAGGAAGCTGGAATTTTCCATTCATCTAATGACTTATTCAATCGTACACATCGTCTTATCGATTGGGCGATAAAAAGCAATATGGTAAGCGTGTTTACTGACTGTCCACATAGGGAGAAGCTGGGTTGGTTAGAGCAAACGCACCTTATGGGAGCATCTGCCCGCTATCGTTACGATATTGCTACCCTGCTGCGGAAGACGGTAAATGATATGATGTTATCTCAGCTGCCGAATGGGTTGGTACCTGAGATAGCTCCTGAATTTGTGGAATTTACCTGGGGTGGAGAGATGTTTCGTGATTCACCCGAATGGGGAAGCGCCAGTATTATCTTACCCTGGTACCTATATAAGTGGTATGGAAATAAGGAAGTGTTGGAAACGGCTTATCCCATGATGAAGAAATATATGGGTTACTTAGCCGGTAAATCCGAAAACCATTTGTTGAAGCAAGGGTTAGGCGATTGGTACGACCTTGGCCCAGAGCCTCCGGGTGTTTCCCAGTTAACCCCTATGGGAGTTACGGGTTCAGCTATTTATTATTACAATCTGCAAATCTTAATAGAAATAGCTGAAATGCTAGACCATGAGACAGACCGAGCACGTTTTATATCATTAGCAAAGAAGGTCAAGGAAGCGTTTAATAAAGCTTTCTTTAATCCGTCAAATAAACAATATGCTACCGGAAGCCAAACAGCAAACGCGATGGCAGTATATATGGGATTGGTAGAACCTGAGCATAAAGAAGCTGTGGTGCACAATCTTATTCAGGATATACGTCAACGGGGTAACAGTTTAACGGCGGGTGATATAGGTTATCGTTATGTATTACGTGTACTGGAGGAGGAAGGACGCTCAGATGTCATCTACGATATGAATAGCAGAAGTGATGTGCCTGGTTATGGTTATCAACTAGCAAAAGGAGCAACTGCTTTAACGGAGTCCTGGCAGGCCTCAGAGCGTGTATCTAATAATCATTTCATGCTCGGACACTTAATGGAGTGGTTGTATAGTGGTTTGGCGGGTATCAAGCAACAGGAAGAAGGAATCGCCTTCAACAAAATTAAAATTCAACCGGAAGTGGTGGGAGATATAAGTGCTGTGAAAGCTGTTTATCACTCGATATATGGCGATATACGTTCATCGTGGGAGAAAAAGGGTGACCAGTTTGAACTAAAAGTACGTATCCCAACTAATACCGAAGCAAAAATCTATTTGCCGATAGCAGACAACTATATCATTTATGAAGGGAATCGGCATTTAGAACAGGTAGGCATTCCAATAATTGGTGACGAAAAAAGGAGAAAGATCTTAGCGGTAGGATCAGGAGATTATCATTTCGTGGTGAAAGAGGGAGCGAGCAACCCAGAGTAAATAAATTTTACCGAGTGAACTAAAAATAAAAAGAACAATAGCATCGGGGGAATATCATTCATATGAAGAAAAAAACGGCTTTAAAATTTGGGAGCATACACACGCGTCGGAGGCGTAAACAGTTCATATATCTAAGTATCAGTGTTTTTTTACATGTGCTGACCGCCTGTGCACAGCAAAAAGACCGCCTCACAAATCATGAAATGCAAGCCATTTATAACGAGGTGAAAACGCCTCATAAATATGGCTTGGTGATGGTTCCTCCGGATAATTCAAAAAAAATGGATTGTCCCACCGTATTTCGTAAGGATAGCTTATGGTATATGACCTATCTCGTTTTTGATGGAAGAGGTTATGAAACATGGTTAGCTTCGAGCAGAAACCTGTTAGCATGGCAAGATCTAGGTAAACTGCTTTCTTTTTCAGACGAAGGTCTTTGGGACGATCACCAAAAAGCTGGTTATAATGCCTTACAGGATATTACTTGGGAAGGTGATTACGAACTTCATCCTTACGATGGAAAATATTGGATGTCTTACTTCGGTGGAGATGGTCGTGGATACGAAGCGGGCAACCTTTCCATTGGTATGGCTTATACAGATAAAGACCCTTCCCAAGCTCATGAATGGGAGCGGATAGGGGAGCCTGTCTTAACTTCACAGGATCCAAATGTTCGTTGGTGGGAAAACCGAAAACTTTTTAAAAGTACGGTCATGCGAGACGGAAAAGGTCTCACCGGACACAATTTTGTCATGTATTATAATGCCAATGGAGATTCTGCACAGCATAACATCAAAACACGTTGGTTTGAGCGGATCGGAATGGCGGTTTCGGACGATATGGTCCATTGGAAACGTTATTTGGACGAACCTGTCGTACATCATCCTGTTGGTATTACCGGCGATGCCATTATTCAGCAGATCGGTGATACCTATGTCATGTTTTACTTTGGCGCATTTTGGCAAGATCGCGAAGGGGCATTTAACCGGTTTGCCGCATCAAAGGATTTGGTCAAATGGACAGATTGGGAGGGAGAAAGCCTTATTGAACCGTCAGAATCTTACGATGAGCAGTATGCGCATAAGTCGTTTGTACTGAAACATGAGGGTGTGGTGTATCACTTTTATTGTGCAGTAAATAAACATGATCAAAGAGGAATAGCCGTAGCTACCTCAAAAGATTTAGGCAATAGCAAAAAAACATTTATAGCACCAGATCCAGTAACAGAAGAGAAATAATGAGTAAACGGTATAAACAGCGGCTTCATCTGATGATGTTAGGACTAATGATCCTCATATTAATCTTCCCATCCTTGCTTTATGGTCAGGAGCAACCGATGGGGCGCATTAACTTCAATAATGATTGGAGATTCTTTCAGGGAGATAGGCCTGACGCGAAGACTTCTGCTTTCGATGATAAGGAATGGCGACTTTTAAATCTGCCGCATGATTGGAGTATTGAAGGTGACTTTAGTGATACACATCCGGCTACCAATCAAGGGGGTGCATTGCCCGGAGGGATAGCTTGGTATCGTAAAAGCTTTGCGATGCCTATAACTGAACAAGGGAAAGAAGTGTATATTGATTTTGATGGCATCTATCGAAATAGCGAAGTTTGGATTAATGGACATTACCTAGGTAAAAGGCCCAGCGGTTATACTTCTTTTAGGCATGATCTCACT
This Olivibacter sp. SDN3 DNA region includes the following protein-coding sequences:
- a CDS encoding family 78 glycoside hydrolase catalytic domain → MSRMITVLIIVCCCKIAFSDTLAVTNLRVDYKRYPKGLVTYPKFSWELQSGERNTHQRAYRILVADHIDSLAIDKGNIWDSGKVASNASNQVLYEGRTLLPTKSYHWKVKVWDNHEKVSAWSESTHWQMGLFNKTDWKSAQWITYNELASDRIDPLPKSDKKDSIQDNNILPLFRRSFQVQKRIARATLFISGLGHFELHLNGQKIGDHFLDAGWTKYDSEVLYETFDVSKYLRLGENAIGVLLGNGFYYIPPVKGRYRKQKVAFGYPKMIARLHIVYTDGSSDDMVSDEQWKTDKSPITFSSIYGGEDYDARLEQPGWDSTGFDDKHWQQAIVTNGVENLKPQTAEPVKVFEQFDPKKTMRSPKGDWIVDLGQNASGVVSLTVKGNAGDTVRIYPGELLQDGAVTQKATGGPFYFEYVLKGGEEENWQPRFSYYGFRYLELRGAVPKGVENPSKQAEIIALRGLHIRNAAEEAGIFHSSNDLFNRTHRLIDWAIKSNMVSVFTDCPHREKLGWLEQTHLMGASARYRYDIATLLRKTVNDMMLSQLPNGLVPEIAPEFVEFTWGGEMFRDSPEWGSASIILPWYLYKWYGNKEVLETAYPMMKKYMGYLAGKSENHLLKQGLGDWYDLGPEPPGVSQLTPMGVTGSAIYYYNLQILIEIAEMLDHETDRARFISLAKKVKEAFNKAFFNPSNKQYATGSQTANAMAVYMGLVEPEHKEAVVHNLIQDIRQRGNSLTAGDIGYRYVLRVLEEEGRSDVIYDMNSRSDVPGYGYQLAKGATALTESWQASERVSNNHFMLGHLMEWLYSGLAGIKQQEEGIAFNKIKIQPEVVGDISAVKAVYHSIYGDIRSSWEKKGDQFELKVRIPTNTEAKIYLPIADNYIIYEGNRHLEQVGIPIIGDEKRRKILAVGSGDYHFVVKEGASNPE
- a CDS encoding glycosylase: MKKKTALKFGSIHTRRRRKQFIYLSISVFLHVLTACAQQKDRLTNHEMQAIYNEVKTPHKYGLVMVPPDNSKKMDCPTVFRKDSLWYMTYLVFDGRGYETWLASSRNLLAWQDLGKLLSFSDEGLWDDHQKAGYNALQDITWEGDYELHPYDGKYWMSYFGGDGRGYEAGNLSIGMAYTDKDPSQAHEWERIGEPVLTSQDPNVRWWENRKLFKSTVMRDGKGLTGHNFVMYYNANGDSAQHNIKTRWFERIGMAVSDDMVHWKRYLDEPVVHHPVGITGDAIIQQIGDTYVMFYFGAFWQDREGAFNRFAASKDLVKWTDWEGESLIEPSESYDEQYAHKSFVLKHEGVVYHFYCAVNKHDQRGIAVATSKDLGNSKKTFIAPDPVTEEK